The genomic DNA agtttgagaccagcctggccaacatggtgaaatcctgtctctactaaaaatacaaaaattagctggacgtggtggtgcgtgcctgtaatcccagctactcaggaggctgaggcaggagaattgcttgaacccgggaggcagaggtttcagtgagctgagattgcgccactgtactccagcctgggtgacagagtgcgactccatctcaggaaaaaaaaaccaaacatatatatatacacacacacacacacacacacacacacacacacatatatatatataaatagaaatgtaataaCCGTTCTAAGCTCATGGGTCATACAAAGCAAGCAATGAGCTAGATTTGGCTTGTGGACCTCCAGCCTCTGCTCTACTGTAGCCTTAGGGAATGCCCCATAATTCTCTATGTACTCTAGGTTGTTTCTTGGCCCCCTGCCTTTATTCATGCTGTTCCCTCCCTCTGaatgtcttttctcctttttgcctGGCCTATTCCTGTTTACCCCTCAGGACCAGCTACAGATTCTACTTTCTTGGGGAATGCAGGTCTTTTCTAGCCCCAGTAGGTAGAGGTAAGTACCTACCCTTGGGCTTCCCTATCACCCATGCACATCCTGATTATTAACACTTAACCACACTGTATTACAATGTTCTATTGTGTGTCTGTGCCTCTAGTTCCTTTACTTGACACTGTTTGATCCATCTTTGTATCCTCAGCagttagcacaatgcctggcctaTAGTAGATACATAATGAACAGTTGTTAAACTGCACTAAGAAATCtagggtggggcatggtggctcatgcctgtattcccagcactttgggaggccgaggtgagaggatcacttgagccctggagtctgagaccagcctgggccacaaagcaagaccccatctctatcttaaaataataataatgataaaacttAAAAAGAGAAATCTGTAAGATGGTTTGTGGCTGATTGATCTTGTCAAAATAGAGGAAggttatatttgttatatataagctattataaaattattttgtgcacTTTCCCCTGTCAAACTCACCTGTACATACCACCAGAAATATCACTGGGGTAAAGGGACGGTGGTGGAGGAACTGCAAGAGAAGTTGGACTGATGGGTGAGGGGAGGCAGGGTACTGCTTATACACCATCACAACCACCTCTCCAGGCTTGCTCCATCGCTTCCGTTAAAAAATCTAGGTAACAaattcagctgggcgtggtggctcacgcctgtaatcccagcactttgggaggccaaggtgggcggatcacttgagtcaggagttcgagatcagcctaaccaacatggagaaaccctgtctctactgaaaatagaaaaaattagctgggtgtggtggcacacgcctgtaatcccagctacttgggaggctgaggcaggagaattgcttgaacccgggaggcggaggttgctgtgagctgagatcgtcccattgcactccagcctgggcaacaagagtgaaactccatctcaaaaaaaaaaaaatctaagtaacAAATTCTaagaacacacacatataccaacAACAACATACAAATGTTGGGCCACGTACAAACTTTGAAGTGAGGGCATTGAGCGAGATACAATTTTAAGGTTCCTTTCAACTTTGAGTTTCTGTGTGTATAGAGTTACCAGCACAGAATCATTCTCACTTAGATGCCAGAGTAGAAAATTGAGTCTGTGTCGGACTAAGAGTAAGTGTGGAATACGGAGGTGAGGAAGAGGGGTAGAGGGATAGGCAGAGAGTGGTGGGATCTGGGGTGGGACTTCTGACACCCCCTGCAAGTGTTCACCTGGCATCCGGAGTGAACTCCATCTCCACCAGCACACACCATGGTGTTCTTCACAGTGGAGCCCCAGTAGGAGGAGCTGGAGCAGATGGCGTAGTCCACAGAGGGCAGATAAGCCTGCTGCAGGGTCTGGGCCAGCTGCCCATTGGCTGAACAGGACACATAGCAATGGCGGTCAGCTCCAAATGTTGTCCAGTGGAAAAACCTTCCACCCTTGCCACACCTTCCCAAACTCTCGTGAAAGCTGAACTCAGGGCAAACTCCTTCTCTCTGCCTGTTGCGTGTGGTGGatccttctgtcttctctctttatatGGCTGCACAGGACCCTTCCCTCAGGGAGGCAGCCTTGCTTACTGTACCTAGGCTCCAAGTCACCAACCCTACTCCTGCTCTTTCCACTCGTGGATAACTTAGTTGCACCATGGAATGGGCTTATTTGTGGATGATTTATCTGTCTGTTCCGTCTCCTCCTGCAAGCTCCATGGAGCAGAACTGGGATTGTGCAtgcttgtttccatttcttttttgagatggagtttgactcttgttgcccaggctggagtgcaatggagcaatcttggctcacacgacctctgcctcccagattcaggcaattctcctgcctcagcctgccgagtagctgggattacaggcatctaccaccatgcctggctaattgtgaaattttagtagagttggggtttctccatgttggtcaggcttaagtgatcctccttcctcagcctcctgaatacctgggactacagactcacGCTCAGCTAAGGATCCTTAATTTCTTTGgaccttggtttcctcatgtataaaatgaagggctggctggatgcagtggcacatgcctgtaatcccagcactttgggaggctgaggtgggaggatttcttaagctcaggagtttgaggccagcctaggcaatatagtgagatcccatctctacaagaaaatttaaaaattagctaagtgtggtggtacatgcctatagtctcagctactcaggaggctgaggtgggaggatcacttgagcctaggaagtagaggttgcagctgaggtgggaggatcacttgagcctaggaagtagaggttgcagcctgggtgacagagcgaaaccctgtccctaaataaataaattaatttttttttttttttttgagacggagtctcgctcagttgcccaggctggagtgcagtggtgcgatctcggctcactgcaagctccacctcccgggttcacgccattctcctgcctcagcctccgaagtagctgggactacaggcgcccgccaccacgcccagctaattttttgcatttttagtagagacagcgtttcaccgtgttagccaggatggtctcgatctcctgacctcgtgatctgcccgcctcagcctcccaaagtgctgggattacaggcgtgagccaccgcgcctggccataaattaatttttaaaatgaggggctggtaacaaaaaaaattatctgtggtAAAGTCTTTTTTTGTTCTAAGAGTCCATGAATCTGTGAAGTATTTCACAGCCCATTCTTAGCTTGATATAATGCATCAGTTATTGTATCTATGGTTCCTTTAGCTCCTGGTCTCTGGCCATAAGCACCTAGGACCACAGAAAAAGGTGCCTTAGAAGCTCAGCTACGTAATCAAGATCCCCGTGGTGGATTGTGCCAATGTAGGCAACTTACTCTTGGTCCTGCCCCAGCCTGTGATGTAGCAGGGActgttgttagccaggatggctcccTCCTGGGGCAGAACACCCAGCTGGACATAGCTATTGAGGGTAACgctctgggccaggcgcagcagGGCGATGTCATAGCTGCAGGAGAAAAGGAGACTGCTCACTCATGGGATCAGCTCTTCCCTGAGGTCAGCATATATACTGGCCCTCTTTCAGCATTTGTATCCTTGTGCAATTGGAAAGTGACGATTTTGAAGAAGTACGGGGCTCACTTGCTAAGCCTCAAACTAGAGCAATTAGTTTAACAGGTAAACATTCTATGTTTAACAGCAGCATCTGCTGGTGGGACATTGGTATTGCAGCCTAGCGCTGACCTTTGCAAGGCGGGGAAGTTGAGAATGGGGgaatcccaaagtgttgggattataggcatgagccaccgtgcctggcccagaacgTAAATTCTCAAAGTCCTCCTGGATGAATGAGCCAGCTCATTGCTCCCTCTAGGACATGGTGCCCTCTCTCAGGCTCAGCTGGGCTCCTTAACTAAAGGCCAGGCCAGGAGTCATTGTCCAGGCTTCAGGCCATGCAGTCCCTCTAGCTCTCTGAAAGAACAGGTGAAGGCAGCCAGTTGTTGGCTAGTCAGGCCTCATTGCCCAGCCCAGGGCCAGCTTGGACTTGCTCCTACCCGGCAGCCACGTTATTGCTGTTCCAGTTTGGATGCACCACGATCTTCTGTACACTCACGTACTGCTCGGTGCCATCGTTCTGGCTCAGGTTATGGTCTCCAACCACCACGCGGAAAGTCTTCGGGCTGGCGTGAGAGAAGGAAGTCTTGAGTCATCCAGGGGACTCAAaccttctctttctcccacttagagaaaagttggaaaaccatccttttattattattattattaaagaaaatttcttttttttttttttttaagagatggggttttgctgtgttgcccaggctggcttcaatctcccaggctcaagtgatcctcccaccgcagcttccctagtagctgggactacaggtgtgagccactgtgcccaggtttTGTTTCTTATCTTAGGACAGGAACCCATCTCACCTGGTCCAGGTAGAGGAGGGATATAAGACTCTCCAAAATGAGAAAGTAACAAGCTCTTTCATTCCCTAATTGACTAACTTGTGGAAGtgaaaaaaaactaccatcactttcattttctgagtTTAACATCATAGGCTGAATATCTTGTAACCTGGGAGAGGTGTAGTgcacataaatgaaataatggctcTCAGGCACCAATATTTTGAAGGAAGCATAGACTTCTAGGCTGGTCATTTTTAAAGTGTGGTTCCTGGGCCAGTAGCATGaacatcacctggaaacttgttagaaatgcaaattatcaggcCTCACCCTGGACCTACCAAATCAGAAACTCTGctgggtggggcccagcaatgtgtgcc from Papio anubis isolate 15944 chromosome 9, Panubis1.0, whole genome shotgun sequence includes the following:
- the CELA1 gene encoding chymotrypsin-like elastase family member 1, with amino-acid sequence MLCFLVFTTLVLYGHSTQDFPETNARVVGGTEAGRNSWPSQISLQYLSGGSWYHTCGGTLIRQNWVMTAAHCVDSPKTFRVVVGDHNLSQNDGTEQYVSVQKIVVHPNWNSNNVAAGYDIALLRLAQSVTLNSYVQLGVLPQEGAILANNSPCYITGWGRTKTNGQLAQTLQQAYLPSVDYAICSSSSYWGSTVKNTMVCAGGDGVHSGCQGDSGGPLHCLVNGKYSVHGVTSFVSKQGCNVSRKPTVFTRVSAYISWINKTIASN